The window AGCGCAAAAATTGGAATTGGAGCCCATAGCTGTTGAAGAGATTGCCACCTTTTATCCCATGATTCGTCATAGGCCCCTAGGTAAATATCAATTTAAAGTCTGTAGGACTCTTTCTTGTGCGTTAGCGGGCAGCTACCAACTTTTTGATTATATCAAGCAGAACTGTAATGCTCTTCAGGAAGTGGGCCATCATGTTTATCTCAGCGAGGACGGTCAATTTTCAGTAGAGTTTGTTGAATGCCTTGCCGCTTGTGGAAATGCTCCCGTGATGATGATTAACGAGGAGGAGTGGATGGATGTGACCAAAGAAAAAATTCAAGGAATCCTGGCCCAGTTAAGAAAAAAATAAAGTTAAGGAGAGTTTTTTATCCATGTCCTTTAAGCCTGAATATCGACTCATTCTAAAATACGCCGATAGTCCCGGTTATACCGTAGACATAGATTGCTACTTGCAACACGGAGGCTACCAAGTCTTAAAAAAAGCCCTCAGTTTGGATCCTTTCTTTATAGTTCAAGAAGTTAAGAAATCGGGTTTAAGGGGGAGGGGAGGAGCCGGGTTCCCTACGGGTGTAAAATGGGGATTTATCAATCATGAAAAGAATACAAAGCCCGTGTATCTGCTTTGCAATGCCGATGAATCCGAACCGGGTACATTCAAGGATAGGCAGATTATTTACAAAGATCCCCATCAGCTAATCGAGGGTATGATCATTAGTGCTTATGCTAATCGGGCACACCTGGGTTATATCTACATAAGAGGGGAGTTTGCAAGGGGGGCTGAAATTTTAGAAAAAGCGCTCTCGGAAGCAAGGGAAAGAAATTTTTTAGGCAAAAACATCCTCGGTAGCGGTTAC is drawn from Methylacidiphilum infernorum V4 and contains these coding sequences:
- a CDS encoding NADH-quinone oxidoreductase subunit NuoE family protein gives rise to the protein MNTVETVPPHLDQGFIDEAEKIISQYPVSKRSASLPLLHLWQKHFGYVSREGVEWIAQKLELEPIAVEEIATFYPMIRHRPLGKYQFKVCRTLSCALAGSYQLFDYIKQNCNALQEVGHHVYLSEDGQFSVEFVECLAACGNAPVMMINEEEWMDVTKEKIQGILAQLRKK